In one window of Danaus plexippus chromosome 7, MEX_DaPlex, whole genome shotgun sequence DNA:
- the LOC116770888 gene encoding kinesin light chain isoform X1, whose amino-acid sequence MSKTLNAYRIKKIESLGRMTAMSQEEMVTGARTVAAGLEALKAEHAQLLAGLAANTEHDEKVALVRKSIDAIELGLGEAQVMMALASYHQSVEAEKQKLRTQVRRLCQENAWLRDELAAAQQRLQASEQRVSQLEEENKHLDFMASIRKYDSDITEESETSRGAQADGKRDDPMVDLFPDEDHDDNRNNKSMSPTPPSQFAQQINAGYEIPARLRTLHNLVIQYASQGRYEVAVPLCKQALEDLEKTSGHDHPDVATMLNILALVYRDQNKYKEAANLLNDALSIREKTLGENHPAVAATLNNLAVLYGKRGKYREAEPLCKRALCIREAVLGRDHPDVAKQLNNLALLCQNQNKYEEVEQYYQRALEIYESKLGPDDPNVAKTKNNLASCYLKQGKYKEAETLYKQVLTRAHEREFGTIDGDNKPIWQVAEEREENKHLQKENAPYGEYGGWHKAAKVDSPTVTTTLKNLGALYRRQGKYEAAETLEDCALRTRKEHGPPHALDIVKQSRARSGRRDAERETDEATNQASEPRMNLKSKLFNALGINTGNPPHQ is encoded by the exons taAGAAGATCGAATCTCTGGGCAGAATGACAGCGATGTCGCAGGAGGAAATGGTGACGGGAGCGAGGACGGTCGCGGCCGGCCTGGAGGCGCTCAAGGCGGAGCACGCGCAGCTGCTGGCGGGGCTGGCTGCCAACACGGAGCACGATGAGAAGGTGGCCCTCGTCAGGAAGAGCATCGACGCCATCGAGCTGGGGCTAGGAGAGGCACAG GTGATGATGGCGTTGGCGTCATATCACCAGTCAGTCGAAGCTGAGAAACAGAAGCTACGCACACAAGTCCGAAGACTGTGTCAGGAGAACGCGTGGCTCAGGGACGAGCTGGCGGCTGCCCAGCAGAGGTTACAGGCCTCGGAGCAGAGGGTCTCACAGCTGGAGGAGGAAAATAAACACCTGGACTTTATGGCATCTATACG TAAATACGATAGCGACATCACCGAGGAGTCGGAGACGAGTCGCGGCGCTCAGGCGGACGGCAAGAGGGACGATCCCATGGTGGACCTGTTCCCTGACGAGGACCACGACGACAACAGGAACAATAAGT CGATGTCCCCGACTCCGCCGTCTCAGTTCGCGCAGCAGATCAACGCCGGGTACGAGATACCCGCCCGCCTCCGCACACTCCACAACCTGGTGATCCAGTACGCGTCCCAGGGTCGGTATGAGGTGGCCGTGCCTCTCTGTAAACAGGCGCTCGAGGACTTGGAGAAAACATCGGGTCACGATCACCCAGACGTCGCCACCATGTTGAACATACTCGCGCTGGTCTATCG TGACCAGAACAAATACAAAGAGGCGGCGAACCTGCTGAACGACGCGCTGTCCATCAGGGAGAAGACCTTGGGCGAGAATCACCCGGCCGTGGCGGCTACGCTCAACAACCTGGCCGTGCTGTACGGGAAGCGAG GCAAGTACCGCGAGGCCGAGCCCCTGTGCAAGCGCGCCCTGTGTATCCGCGAGGCCGTGCTGGGCAGAGACCACCCAGACGTCGCTAAACAACTCAACAACCTGGCTCTGCTTTGTCAGAATCAG AACAAGTACGAGGAGGTGGAGCAATACTATCAGCGCGCGCTGGAGATATATGAAAGCAAACTGGGCCCGGACGATCCCAACGTGGCCAAGACTAAGAACAACCTCGCCTCGTGCTACCTCAAACAG GGCAAATACAAGGAGGCTGAAACCTTATACAAGCAAGTATTGACACGCGCACACGAGAGGGAGTTTGGAACTATCGACG GAGACAACAAACCCATCTGGCAGGTCGCGGAGGAGAGGGAGGAGAACAAACATCTGCAGAAAGAGAACGCGCCCTACGGCGAGTACGGCGGCTGGCACAAGGCGGCCAAG GTCGACTCGCCCACCGTCACCACCACGCTCAAGAACCTGGGCGCCTTGTACAGGAGACAGGGCAAGTACGAGGCCGCGGAGACGCTCGAGGACTGCGCGCTGCGGACCAGGAAGGAG CACGGTCCACCCCAT GCTTTGGACATCGTGAAACAGTCGCGCGCGAGGAGCGGTCGGAGAGACGCGGAGCGGGAGACCGATGAG GCCACGAACCAAGCGAGCGAACCGCGCATGAACCTTAAGTCGAAACTGTTTAATGCCCTAGGCATCAACACGGGGAACCCGCCTCACCAGTag
- the LOC116770888 gene encoding kinesin light chain isoform X5: protein MSKTLNAYRIKKIESLGRMTAMSQEEMVTGARTVAAGLEALKAEHAQLLAGLAANTEHDEKVALVRKSIDAIELGLGEAQVMMALASYHQSVEAEKQKLRTQVRRLCQENAWLRDELAAAQQRLQASEQRVSQLEEENKHLDFMASIRKYDSDITEESETSRGAQADGKRDDPMVDLFPDEDHDDNRNNKSMSPTPPSQFAQQINAGYEIPARLRTLHNLVIQYASQGRYEVAVPLCKQALEDLEKTSGHDHPDVATMLNILALVYRDQNKYKEAANLLNDALSIREKTLGENHPAVAATLNNLAVLYGKRGKYREAEPLCKRALCIREAVLGRDHPDVAKQLNNLALLCQNQNKYEEVEQYYQRALEIYESKLGPDDPNVAKTKNNLASCYLKQGKYKEAETLYKQVLTRAHEREFGTIDGDNKPIWQVAEEREENKHLQKENAPYGEYGGWHKAAKVDSPTVTTTLKNLGALYRRQGKYEAAETLEDCALRTRKEALDIVKQSRARSGRRDAERETDEHEARKLPVRAQ from the exons taAGAAGATCGAATCTCTGGGCAGAATGACAGCGATGTCGCAGGAGGAAATGGTGACGGGAGCGAGGACGGTCGCGGCCGGCCTGGAGGCGCTCAAGGCGGAGCACGCGCAGCTGCTGGCGGGGCTGGCTGCCAACACGGAGCACGATGAGAAGGTGGCCCTCGTCAGGAAGAGCATCGACGCCATCGAGCTGGGGCTAGGAGAGGCACAG GTGATGATGGCGTTGGCGTCATATCACCAGTCAGTCGAAGCTGAGAAACAGAAGCTACGCACACAAGTCCGAAGACTGTGTCAGGAGAACGCGTGGCTCAGGGACGAGCTGGCGGCTGCCCAGCAGAGGTTACAGGCCTCGGAGCAGAGGGTCTCACAGCTGGAGGAGGAAAATAAACACCTGGACTTTATGGCATCTATACG TAAATACGATAGCGACATCACCGAGGAGTCGGAGACGAGTCGCGGCGCTCAGGCGGACGGCAAGAGGGACGATCCCATGGTGGACCTGTTCCCTGACGAGGACCACGACGACAACAGGAACAATAAGT CGATGTCCCCGACTCCGCCGTCTCAGTTCGCGCAGCAGATCAACGCCGGGTACGAGATACCCGCCCGCCTCCGCACACTCCACAACCTGGTGATCCAGTACGCGTCCCAGGGTCGGTATGAGGTGGCCGTGCCTCTCTGTAAACAGGCGCTCGAGGACTTGGAGAAAACATCGGGTCACGATCACCCAGACGTCGCCACCATGTTGAACATACTCGCGCTGGTCTATCG TGACCAGAACAAATACAAAGAGGCGGCGAACCTGCTGAACGACGCGCTGTCCATCAGGGAGAAGACCTTGGGCGAGAATCACCCGGCCGTGGCGGCTACGCTCAACAACCTGGCCGTGCTGTACGGGAAGCGAG GCAAGTACCGCGAGGCCGAGCCCCTGTGCAAGCGCGCCCTGTGTATCCGCGAGGCCGTGCTGGGCAGAGACCACCCAGACGTCGCTAAACAACTCAACAACCTGGCTCTGCTTTGTCAGAATCAG AACAAGTACGAGGAGGTGGAGCAATACTATCAGCGCGCGCTGGAGATATATGAAAGCAAACTGGGCCCGGACGATCCCAACGTGGCCAAGACTAAGAACAACCTCGCCTCGTGCTACCTCAAACAG GGCAAATACAAGGAGGCTGAAACCTTATACAAGCAAGTATTGACACGCGCACACGAGAGGGAGTTTGGAACTATCGACG GAGACAACAAACCCATCTGGCAGGTCGCGGAGGAGAGGGAGGAGAACAAACATCTGCAGAAAGAGAACGCGCCCTACGGCGAGTACGGCGGCTGGCACAAGGCGGCCAAG GTCGACTCGCCCACCGTCACCACCACGCTCAAGAACCTGGGCGCCTTGTACAGGAGACAGGGCAAGTACGAGGCCGCGGAGACGCTCGAGGACTGCGCGCTGCGGACCAGGAAGGAG GCTTTGGACATCGTGAAACAGTCGCGCGCGAGGAGCGGTCGGAGAGACGCGGAGCGGGAGACCGATGAG CATGAAGCGCGCAAGCTCCCTGTCCGAGCTCAGTAA
- the LOC116770888 gene encoding kinesin light chain isoform X2, producing the protein MSKTLNAYRIKKIESLGRMTAMSQEEMVTGARTVAAGLEALKAEHAQLLAGLAANTEHDEKVALVRKSIDAIELGLGEAQVMMALASYHQSVEAEKQKLRTQVRRLCQENAWLRDELAAAQQRLQASEQRVSQLEEENKHLDFMASIRKYDSDITEESETSRGAQADGKRDDPMVDLFPDEDHDDNRNNKSMSPTPPSQFAQQINAGYEIPARLRTLHNLVIQYASQGRYEVAVPLCKQALEDLEKTSGHDHPDVATMLNILALVYRDQNKYKEAANLLNDALSIREKTLGENHPAVAATLNNLAVLYGKRGKYREAEPLCKRALCIREAVLGRDHPDVAKQLNNLALLCQNQNKYEEVEQYYQRALEIYESKLGPDDPNVAKTKNNLASCYLKQGKYKEAETLYKQVLTRAHEREFGTIDGDNKPIWQVAEEREENKHLQKENAPYGEYGGWHKAAKVDSPTVTTTLKNLGALYRRQGKYEAAETLEDCALRTRKEALDIVKQSRARSGRRDAERETDEATNQASEPRMNLKSKLFNALGINTGNPPHQ; encoded by the exons taAGAAGATCGAATCTCTGGGCAGAATGACAGCGATGTCGCAGGAGGAAATGGTGACGGGAGCGAGGACGGTCGCGGCCGGCCTGGAGGCGCTCAAGGCGGAGCACGCGCAGCTGCTGGCGGGGCTGGCTGCCAACACGGAGCACGATGAGAAGGTGGCCCTCGTCAGGAAGAGCATCGACGCCATCGAGCTGGGGCTAGGAGAGGCACAG GTGATGATGGCGTTGGCGTCATATCACCAGTCAGTCGAAGCTGAGAAACAGAAGCTACGCACACAAGTCCGAAGACTGTGTCAGGAGAACGCGTGGCTCAGGGACGAGCTGGCGGCTGCCCAGCAGAGGTTACAGGCCTCGGAGCAGAGGGTCTCACAGCTGGAGGAGGAAAATAAACACCTGGACTTTATGGCATCTATACG TAAATACGATAGCGACATCACCGAGGAGTCGGAGACGAGTCGCGGCGCTCAGGCGGACGGCAAGAGGGACGATCCCATGGTGGACCTGTTCCCTGACGAGGACCACGACGACAACAGGAACAATAAGT CGATGTCCCCGACTCCGCCGTCTCAGTTCGCGCAGCAGATCAACGCCGGGTACGAGATACCCGCCCGCCTCCGCACACTCCACAACCTGGTGATCCAGTACGCGTCCCAGGGTCGGTATGAGGTGGCCGTGCCTCTCTGTAAACAGGCGCTCGAGGACTTGGAGAAAACATCGGGTCACGATCACCCAGACGTCGCCACCATGTTGAACATACTCGCGCTGGTCTATCG TGACCAGAACAAATACAAAGAGGCGGCGAACCTGCTGAACGACGCGCTGTCCATCAGGGAGAAGACCTTGGGCGAGAATCACCCGGCCGTGGCGGCTACGCTCAACAACCTGGCCGTGCTGTACGGGAAGCGAG GCAAGTACCGCGAGGCCGAGCCCCTGTGCAAGCGCGCCCTGTGTATCCGCGAGGCCGTGCTGGGCAGAGACCACCCAGACGTCGCTAAACAACTCAACAACCTGGCTCTGCTTTGTCAGAATCAG AACAAGTACGAGGAGGTGGAGCAATACTATCAGCGCGCGCTGGAGATATATGAAAGCAAACTGGGCCCGGACGATCCCAACGTGGCCAAGACTAAGAACAACCTCGCCTCGTGCTACCTCAAACAG GGCAAATACAAGGAGGCTGAAACCTTATACAAGCAAGTATTGACACGCGCACACGAGAGGGAGTTTGGAACTATCGACG GAGACAACAAACCCATCTGGCAGGTCGCGGAGGAGAGGGAGGAGAACAAACATCTGCAGAAAGAGAACGCGCCCTACGGCGAGTACGGCGGCTGGCACAAGGCGGCCAAG GTCGACTCGCCCACCGTCACCACCACGCTCAAGAACCTGGGCGCCTTGTACAGGAGACAGGGCAAGTACGAGGCCGCGGAGACGCTCGAGGACTGCGCGCTGCGGACCAGGAAGGAG GCTTTGGACATCGTGAAACAGTCGCGCGCGAGGAGCGGTCGGAGAGACGCGGAGCGGGAGACCGATGAG GCCACGAACCAAGCGAGCGAACCGCGCATGAACCTTAAGTCGAAACTGTTTAATGCCCTAGGCATCAACACGGGGAACCCGCCTCACCAGTag
- the LOC116770888 gene encoding kinesin light chain isoform X3: protein MTAMSQEEMVTGARTVAAGLEALKAEHAQLLAGLAANTEHDEKVALVRKSIDAIELGLGEAQVMMALASYHQSVEAEKQKLRTQVRRLCQENAWLRDELAAAQQRLQASEQRVSQLEEENKHLDFMASIRKYDSDITEESETSRGAQADGKRDDPMVDLFPDEDHDDNRNNKSMSPTPPSQFAQQINAGYEIPARLRTLHNLVIQYASQGRYEVAVPLCKQALEDLEKTSGHDHPDVATMLNILALVYRDQNKYKEAANLLNDALSIREKTLGENHPAVAATLNNLAVLYGKRGKYREAEPLCKRALCIREAVLGRDHPDVAKQLNNLALLCQNQNKYEEVEQYYQRALEIYESKLGPDDPNVAKTKNNLASCYLKQGKYKEAETLYKQVLTRAHEREFGTIDGDNKPIWQVAEEREENKHLQKENAPYGEYGGWHKAAKVDSPTVTTTLKNLGALYRRQGKYEAAETLEDCALRTRKEHGPPHALDIVKQSRARSGRRDAERETDEATNQASEPRMNLKSKLFNALGINTGNPPHQ, encoded by the exons ATGACAGCGATGTCGCAGGAGGAAATGGTGACGGGAGCGAGGACGGTCGCGGCCGGCCTGGAGGCGCTCAAGGCGGAGCACGCGCAGCTGCTGGCGGGGCTGGCTGCCAACACGGAGCACGATGAGAAGGTGGCCCTCGTCAGGAAGAGCATCGACGCCATCGAGCTGGGGCTAGGAGAGGCACAG GTGATGATGGCGTTGGCGTCATATCACCAGTCAGTCGAAGCTGAGAAACAGAAGCTACGCACACAAGTCCGAAGACTGTGTCAGGAGAACGCGTGGCTCAGGGACGAGCTGGCGGCTGCCCAGCAGAGGTTACAGGCCTCGGAGCAGAGGGTCTCACAGCTGGAGGAGGAAAATAAACACCTGGACTTTATGGCATCTATACG TAAATACGATAGCGACATCACCGAGGAGTCGGAGACGAGTCGCGGCGCTCAGGCGGACGGCAAGAGGGACGATCCCATGGTGGACCTGTTCCCTGACGAGGACCACGACGACAACAGGAACAATAAGT CGATGTCCCCGACTCCGCCGTCTCAGTTCGCGCAGCAGATCAACGCCGGGTACGAGATACCCGCCCGCCTCCGCACACTCCACAACCTGGTGATCCAGTACGCGTCCCAGGGTCGGTATGAGGTGGCCGTGCCTCTCTGTAAACAGGCGCTCGAGGACTTGGAGAAAACATCGGGTCACGATCACCCAGACGTCGCCACCATGTTGAACATACTCGCGCTGGTCTATCG TGACCAGAACAAATACAAAGAGGCGGCGAACCTGCTGAACGACGCGCTGTCCATCAGGGAGAAGACCTTGGGCGAGAATCACCCGGCCGTGGCGGCTACGCTCAACAACCTGGCCGTGCTGTACGGGAAGCGAG GCAAGTACCGCGAGGCCGAGCCCCTGTGCAAGCGCGCCCTGTGTATCCGCGAGGCCGTGCTGGGCAGAGACCACCCAGACGTCGCTAAACAACTCAACAACCTGGCTCTGCTTTGTCAGAATCAG AACAAGTACGAGGAGGTGGAGCAATACTATCAGCGCGCGCTGGAGATATATGAAAGCAAACTGGGCCCGGACGATCCCAACGTGGCCAAGACTAAGAACAACCTCGCCTCGTGCTACCTCAAACAG GGCAAATACAAGGAGGCTGAAACCTTATACAAGCAAGTATTGACACGCGCACACGAGAGGGAGTTTGGAACTATCGACG GAGACAACAAACCCATCTGGCAGGTCGCGGAGGAGAGGGAGGAGAACAAACATCTGCAGAAAGAGAACGCGCCCTACGGCGAGTACGGCGGCTGGCACAAGGCGGCCAAG GTCGACTCGCCCACCGTCACCACCACGCTCAAGAACCTGGGCGCCTTGTACAGGAGACAGGGCAAGTACGAGGCCGCGGAGACGCTCGAGGACTGCGCGCTGCGGACCAGGAAGGAG CACGGTCCACCCCAT GCTTTGGACATCGTGAAACAGTCGCGCGCGAGGAGCGGTCGGAGAGACGCGGAGCGGGAGACCGATGAG GCCACGAACCAAGCGAGCGAACCGCGCATGAACCTTAAGTCGAAACTGTTTAATGCCCTAGGCATCAACACGGGGAACCCGCCTCACCAGTag
- the LOC116770888 gene encoding kinesin light chain isoform X6: MSKTLNAYRIKKIESLGRMTAMSQEEMVTGARTVAAGLEALKAEHAQLLAGLAANTEHDEKVALVRKSIDAIELGLGEAQVMMALASYHQSVEAEKQKLRTQVRRLCQENAWLRDELAAAQQRLQASEQRVSQLEEENKHLDFMASIRKYDSDITEESETSRGAQADGKRDDPMVDLFPDEDHDDNRNNKSMSPTPPSQFAQQINAGYEIPARLRTLHNLVIQYASQGRYEVAVPLCKQALEDLEKTSGHDHPDVATMLNILALVYRDQNKYKEAANLLNDALSIREKTLGENHPAVAATLNNLAVLYGKRGKYREAEPLCKRALCIREAVLGRDHPDVAKQLNNLALLCQNQNKYEEVEQYYQRALEIYESKLGPDDPNVAKTKNNLASCYLKQGKYKEAETLYKQVLTRAHEREFGTIDGDNKPIWQVAEEREENKHLQKENAPYGEYGGWHKAAKVDSPTVTTTLKNLGALYRRQGKYEAAETLEDCALRTRKEATNQASEPRMNLKSKLFNALGINTGNPPHQ, from the exons taAGAAGATCGAATCTCTGGGCAGAATGACAGCGATGTCGCAGGAGGAAATGGTGACGGGAGCGAGGACGGTCGCGGCCGGCCTGGAGGCGCTCAAGGCGGAGCACGCGCAGCTGCTGGCGGGGCTGGCTGCCAACACGGAGCACGATGAGAAGGTGGCCCTCGTCAGGAAGAGCATCGACGCCATCGAGCTGGGGCTAGGAGAGGCACAG GTGATGATGGCGTTGGCGTCATATCACCAGTCAGTCGAAGCTGAGAAACAGAAGCTACGCACACAAGTCCGAAGACTGTGTCAGGAGAACGCGTGGCTCAGGGACGAGCTGGCGGCTGCCCAGCAGAGGTTACAGGCCTCGGAGCAGAGGGTCTCACAGCTGGAGGAGGAAAATAAACACCTGGACTTTATGGCATCTATACG TAAATACGATAGCGACATCACCGAGGAGTCGGAGACGAGTCGCGGCGCTCAGGCGGACGGCAAGAGGGACGATCCCATGGTGGACCTGTTCCCTGACGAGGACCACGACGACAACAGGAACAATAAGT CGATGTCCCCGACTCCGCCGTCTCAGTTCGCGCAGCAGATCAACGCCGGGTACGAGATACCCGCCCGCCTCCGCACACTCCACAACCTGGTGATCCAGTACGCGTCCCAGGGTCGGTATGAGGTGGCCGTGCCTCTCTGTAAACAGGCGCTCGAGGACTTGGAGAAAACATCGGGTCACGATCACCCAGACGTCGCCACCATGTTGAACATACTCGCGCTGGTCTATCG TGACCAGAACAAATACAAAGAGGCGGCGAACCTGCTGAACGACGCGCTGTCCATCAGGGAGAAGACCTTGGGCGAGAATCACCCGGCCGTGGCGGCTACGCTCAACAACCTGGCCGTGCTGTACGGGAAGCGAG GCAAGTACCGCGAGGCCGAGCCCCTGTGCAAGCGCGCCCTGTGTATCCGCGAGGCCGTGCTGGGCAGAGACCACCCAGACGTCGCTAAACAACTCAACAACCTGGCTCTGCTTTGTCAGAATCAG AACAAGTACGAGGAGGTGGAGCAATACTATCAGCGCGCGCTGGAGATATATGAAAGCAAACTGGGCCCGGACGATCCCAACGTGGCCAAGACTAAGAACAACCTCGCCTCGTGCTACCTCAAACAG GGCAAATACAAGGAGGCTGAAACCTTATACAAGCAAGTATTGACACGCGCACACGAGAGGGAGTTTGGAACTATCGACG GAGACAACAAACCCATCTGGCAGGTCGCGGAGGAGAGGGAGGAGAACAAACATCTGCAGAAAGAGAACGCGCCCTACGGCGAGTACGGCGGCTGGCACAAGGCGGCCAAG GTCGACTCGCCCACCGTCACCACCACGCTCAAGAACCTGGGCGCCTTGTACAGGAGACAGGGCAAGTACGAGGCCGCGGAGACGCTCGAGGACTGCGCGCTGCGGACCAGGAAGGAG GCCACGAACCAAGCGAGCGAACCGCGCATGAACCTTAAGTCGAAACTGTTTAATGCCCTAGGCATCAACACGGGGAACCCGCCTCACCAGTag
- the LOC116770888 gene encoding kinesin light chain isoform X4 translates to MSKTLNAYRIKKIESLGRMTAMSQEEMVTGARTVAAGLEALKAEHAQLLAGLAANTEHDEKVALVRKSIDAIELGLGEAQVMMALASYHQSVEAEKQKLRTQVRRLCQENAWLRDELAAAQQRLQASEQRVSQLEEENKHLDFMASIRKYDSDITEESETSRGAQADGKRDDPMVDLFPDEDHDDNRNNKSMSPTPPSQFAQQINAGYEIPARLRTLHNLVIQYASQGRYEVAVPLCKQALEDLEKTSGHDHPDVATMLNILALVYRDQNKYKEAANLLNDALSIREKTLGENHPAVAATLNNLAVLYGKRGKYREAEPLCKRALCIREAVLGRDHPDVAKQLNNLALLCQNQNKYEEVEQYYQRALEIYESKLGPDDPNVAKTKNNLASCYLKQGKYKEAETLYKQVLTRAHEREFGTIDGDNKPIWQVAEEREENKHLQKENAPYGEYGGWHKAAKVDSPTVTTTLKNLGALYRRQGKYEAAETLEDCALRTRKEHGPPHALDIVKQSRARSGRRDAERETDEHEARKLPVRAQ, encoded by the exons taAGAAGATCGAATCTCTGGGCAGAATGACAGCGATGTCGCAGGAGGAAATGGTGACGGGAGCGAGGACGGTCGCGGCCGGCCTGGAGGCGCTCAAGGCGGAGCACGCGCAGCTGCTGGCGGGGCTGGCTGCCAACACGGAGCACGATGAGAAGGTGGCCCTCGTCAGGAAGAGCATCGACGCCATCGAGCTGGGGCTAGGAGAGGCACAG GTGATGATGGCGTTGGCGTCATATCACCAGTCAGTCGAAGCTGAGAAACAGAAGCTACGCACACAAGTCCGAAGACTGTGTCAGGAGAACGCGTGGCTCAGGGACGAGCTGGCGGCTGCCCAGCAGAGGTTACAGGCCTCGGAGCAGAGGGTCTCACAGCTGGAGGAGGAAAATAAACACCTGGACTTTATGGCATCTATACG TAAATACGATAGCGACATCACCGAGGAGTCGGAGACGAGTCGCGGCGCTCAGGCGGACGGCAAGAGGGACGATCCCATGGTGGACCTGTTCCCTGACGAGGACCACGACGACAACAGGAACAATAAGT CGATGTCCCCGACTCCGCCGTCTCAGTTCGCGCAGCAGATCAACGCCGGGTACGAGATACCCGCCCGCCTCCGCACACTCCACAACCTGGTGATCCAGTACGCGTCCCAGGGTCGGTATGAGGTGGCCGTGCCTCTCTGTAAACAGGCGCTCGAGGACTTGGAGAAAACATCGGGTCACGATCACCCAGACGTCGCCACCATGTTGAACATACTCGCGCTGGTCTATCG TGACCAGAACAAATACAAAGAGGCGGCGAACCTGCTGAACGACGCGCTGTCCATCAGGGAGAAGACCTTGGGCGAGAATCACCCGGCCGTGGCGGCTACGCTCAACAACCTGGCCGTGCTGTACGGGAAGCGAG GCAAGTACCGCGAGGCCGAGCCCCTGTGCAAGCGCGCCCTGTGTATCCGCGAGGCCGTGCTGGGCAGAGACCACCCAGACGTCGCTAAACAACTCAACAACCTGGCTCTGCTTTGTCAGAATCAG AACAAGTACGAGGAGGTGGAGCAATACTATCAGCGCGCGCTGGAGATATATGAAAGCAAACTGGGCCCGGACGATCCCAACGTGGCCAAGACTAAGAACAACCTCGCCTCGTGCTACCTCAAACAG GGCAAATACAAGGAGGCTGAAACCTTATACAAGCAAGTATTGACACGCGCACACGAGAGGGAGTTTGGAACTATCGACG GAGACAACAAACCCATCTGGCAGGTCGCGGAGGAGAGGGAGGAGAACAAACATCTGCAGAAAGAGAACGCGCCCTACGGCGAGTACGGCGGCTGGCACAAGGCGGCCAAG GTCGACTCGCCCACCGTCACCACCACGCTCAAGAACCTGGGCGCCTTGTACAGGAGACAGGGCAAGTACGAGGCCGCGGAGACGCTCGAGGACTGCGCGCTGCGGACCAGGAAGGAG CACGGTCCACCCCAT GCTTTGGACATCGTGAAACAGTCGCGCGCGAGGAGCGGTCGGAGAGACGCGGAGCGGGAGACCGATGAG CATGAAGCGCGCAAGCTCCCTGTCCGAGCTCAGTAA